In Anaerolineales bacterium, the following proteins share a genomic window:
- a CDS encoding protein-methionine-sulfoxide reductase heme-binding subunit MsrQ, whose protein sequence is MKTLFQRYTPLQIAIHVYAWSVLVFLVYDLITGNMSANPIQELEQRTGRHAITLLILSLACTPLNNLFGWRELIKRRRTLGLYAFMYATIHVIIFVNLDYGFAWSLIVQTIVEKPYILLGLLGFLLLVPLAATSFDEWKRRLGKNWKRLHQTIYFIVPILLLHYALGKKGDFFVLQGDIIRPLIYSIIAGILLLMRIPRVRKFIASFPSRSLSRLRKHGAPTETITS, encoded by the coding sequence ATGAAAACCCTCTTCCAACGCTACACTCCCCTGCAAATCGCAATCCATGTCTACGCGTGGTCTGTGCTTGTGTTCCTCGTCTACGATCTCATCACGGGCAACATGTCCGCCAACCCGATTCAAGAATTGGAACAGCGCACGGGACGGCATGCGATCACCCTGCTCATCCTCTCGCTGGCTTGCACTCCGCTCAACAACCTCTTCGGTTGGCGCGAGCTGATCAAACGCCGCCGCACGCTGGGATTGTACGCGTTCATGTACGCGACCATCCACGTCATCATCTTCGTCAACTTGGATTACGGCTTCGCCTGGAGTCTCATCGTGCAAACCATCGTCGAAAAACCGTACATCCTCCTCGGACTGCTGGGCTTTTTGCTGTTGGTTCCCCTCGCCGCGACCTCCTTCGACGAATGGAAGCGACGCCTCGGCAAAAATTGGAAACGACTGCATCAGACGATCTATTTCATCGTCCCCATCCTCTTATTGCATTACGCGCTGGGCAAGAAAGGCGACTTCTTCGTCCTGCAAGGCGACATTATCCGCCCGTTGATCTACTCGATCATCGCGGGGATTTTGCTTCTCATGCGGATTCCGCGCGTGCGGAAGTTCATCGCTTCTTTTCCCAGCCGCAGCCTGTCTCGCCTGCGGAAGCACGGCGCGCCAACGGAAACGATCACGTCGTAG
- a CDS encoding ElyC/SanA/YdcF family protein encodes MRKRFLHFLRRAFLTLGILGLLGVTLPRIVTSVYSINRIYQAEDAPQKRLAIVFGAGLRRDGTPTTILRDRVDTAADLYFTGKVEKLLMSGDNRYLDYNEPESMRQYALSLGVPDEAIALDYAGRRTYDTCYRAKEIFQADDVLLVTQKFHLPRALYLCNALGLTADGVEANTRRYWSRSLFIWNTRELLATTGAFLDLYVTFPQPVLGEPNPLFVE; translated from the coding sequence ATGCGAAAACGATTCCTACACTTCCTGCGCCGGGCGTTTCTCACGCTTGGGATCCTCGGCTTGCTCGGCGTAACCCTGCCGCGCATCGTCACCTCGGTCTACTCGATCAACCGCATCTACCAAGCGGAGGACGCTCCACAGAAACGGCTGGCGATCGTGTTCGGCGCCGGTCTGCGCCGGGATGGGACTCCCACAACGATCCTACGCGACCGGGTGGATACCGCCGCCGACCTATACTTCACCGGCAAAGTTGAAAAGTTGCTGATGAGCGGCGATAACCGCTATTTGGACTACAACGAGCCCGAATCCATGCGGCAGTATGCCCTCTCGCTGGGCGTGCCGGATGAGGCGATCGCCCTCGATTACGCCGGACGCCGCACCTACGATACCTGTTACCGGGCAAAGGAGATCTTCCAAGCAGACGATGTACTGCTCGTCACTCAGAAGTTCCACCTGCCGCGGGCGCTCTACCTGTGCAACGCGCTCGGCTTGACGGCGGACGGCGTGGAGGCGAATACCCGCCGATATTGGAGTCGTTCGCTTTTCATCTGGAACACGCGTGAACTGCTTGCCACCACAGGCGCATTTCTGGACCTGTATGTGACCTTTCCGCAACCCGTGCTGGGCGAGCCGAATCCCTTGTTTGTCGAGTGA
- a CDS encoding thioredoxin domain-containing protein — protein MPTKPHVTTTRKRKTATPVIESLPFEQANEPTIQEESTITFKRSHFFAALSALTFAFGLLLGYLIWGTNVFSKAGGNPTTADQPSVAEEPQIIRYDIPDKGYPSIGPKDAPITIVEFSDFQCPYCRQWHQTVYEPLLAAYPDQIRLVYRHLPLTSIHPDAQAAAEAAMCANEQNKFWAFHDKLFSSEALGAGVYSQYASTLGLDVEKFEKCVSDRTYRQAVQADSDFALNLGVSSTPTFFVNGLAIVGAQPLSVFQNVIDKELAGEFPE, from the coding sequence ATGCCAACAAAACCACACGTTACAACAACCAGAAAAAGAAAAACCGCCACTCCGGTCATTGAATCCTTGCCTTTTGAGCAGGCGAACGAGCCGACCATTCAAGAAGAAAGCACGATCACCTTCAAACGCAGTCATTTCTTCGCCGCGCTCAGCGCGTTGACCTTTGCTTTCGGGCTTTTGCTCGGCTACTTGATCTGGGGGACGAACGTTTTTTCAAAGGCGGGAGGAAACCCTACTACGGCGGACCAGCCGTCCGTCGCGGAAGAACCGCAGATCATCCGCTACGATATTCCCGATAAGGGCTATCCCTCCATCGGACCGAAAGACGCGCCCATTACGATCGTCGAGTTCAGCGATTTCCAATGCCCGTATTGCCGGCAGTGGCATCAAACTGTGTACGAACCGCTGCTGGCGGCATACCCGGATCAGATCCGTTTGGTATATCGCCATCTTCCGCTGACTTCGATCCATCCCGACGCGCAAGCCGCCGCTGAAGCCGCCATGTGCGCGAACGAGCAGAACAAGTTTTGGGCGTTCCACGACAAGTTGTTCAGCAGTGAAGCGCTGGGCGCCGGCGTCTATTCGCAATACGCCTCGACGCTGGGACTCGATGTTGAGAAGTTCGAGAAATGCGTTAGCGATCGCACGTACCGGCAAGCCGTGCAGGCAGATAGCGACTTTGCGCTTAATCTGGGCGTAAGTTCGACGCCGACGTTTTTCGTCAACGGGCTTGCCATCGTGGGAGCGCAGCCGTTGAGCGTCTTCCAAAATGTGATAGACAAGGAACTTGCTGGAGAATTTCCAGAATAA
- a CDS encoding lamin tail domain-containing protein, with amino-acid sequence MINEVAWAGTAASTSDEWIELYNPGPFDIDFSVGSGWVLQAADGTPTINLTGVIPAGGYYLLERTDDFTVSDIVADQIYSGDLGNSNEILYLFDSSGLLIDTANSNGGAWPAGSTSTFGTMERRGVIADNDTAWITNTGVVQNGLDANGNPLRGTPKNLNWATTVTATPSATSTPSRTPTPTRTSTRTLTPSRTPTSAPAQLIAINEFVPRPGRDWNNDGLINSGDEFIEVINHGTISVNLSGWTLDDEANTGSKPFVLPSRVIQPGERIVFYGSQTGLLLSDGGDGVRLLKPNGSLIDAYNYKVVNYPDQSFCRLPDNGGLDSWNTNCYPTPGLSNSLGSGPGSSSSGTVDALCPIADTLPQEFYLAECNPFGNNIWSRFYWDNTGWYGEMNLPNINDKWDVFAD; translated from the coding sequence TTGATCAACGAAGTTGCCTGGGCAGGAACTGCCGCATCCACAAGCGATGAATGGATCGAGCTATATAATCCCGGTCCCTTCGATATTGATTTTTCAGTTGGTTCTGGTTGGGTATTACAAGCCGCTGATGGCACACCGACGATCAACCTTACAGGCGTTATCCCCGCTGGTGGGTATTACCTTCTCGAAAGGACAGATGATTTTACAGTTTCGGATATTGTTGCAGATCAAATTTATTCGGGCGATTTGGGAAATTCGAATGAAATATTGTATTTATTTGATTCATCCGGTCTGTTAATTGATACTGCCAATTCGAACGGCGGAGCTTGGCCCGCAGGGAGTACATCCACGTTTGGAACGATGGAGCGGCGAGGCGTTATAGCCGATAACGACACTGCATGGATCACAAATACGGGCGTAGTTCAAAATGGTTTGGATGCAAATGGCAATCCTCTTAGGGGAACCCCAAAGAATTTAAACTGGGCAACCACAGTGACAGCGACTCCATCTGCTACCTCCACTCCCTCGCGCACTCCCACTCCCACTCGTACCTCTACAAGGACACTCACCCCCTCGCGTACCCCAACCAGCGCCCCCGCGCAGCTGATCGCCATCAACGAATTCGTCCCGCGCCCGGGCCGCGATTGGAACAACGACGGTCTCATCAACAGCGGCGACGAATTCATCGAGGTTATCAACCACGGCACGATCAGCGTCAACCTGAGCGGGTGGACGCTCGACGATGAGGCGAATACTGGCTCCAAACCGTTTGTCCTGCCGTCGCGCGTCATTCAGCCCGGCGAGCGGATCGTTTTCTACGGAAGCCAAACCGGTCTCCTGCTCAGCGACGGCGGCGACGGAGTCCGCTTGCTGAAACCGAACGGCTCGTTGATTGACGCCTACAATTACAAGGTGGTGAATTATCCCGACCAATCCTTCTGCCGCCTGCCGGACAATGGCGGCTTGGATAGTTGGAACACCAACTGTTACCCCACGCCGGGACTGAGCAACTCGCTGGGGAGCGGTCCCGGCTCTTCCTCCTCAGGGACAGTTGATGCGCTCTGCCCCATCGCGGATACGCTTCCGCAGGAATTCTATCTCGCGGAATGTAACCCGTTCGGGAATAATATTTGGAGTCGCTTCTATTGGGATAACACCGGTTGGTACGGGGAAATGAATCTGCCAAACATAAACGACAAATGGGATGTGTTTGCGGATTGA
- a CDS encoding stage V sporulation protein S, with protein sequence MDVIKVSANSRTSAVAGAIAGVVREHKRAEVQAIGAGAVNQTVKALVLATGYLKNDDIHVVCVPEFADVTIDDKVRTAIKFVVEPR encoded by the coding sequence ATGGATGTGATCAAGGTCTCAGCCAACTCCCGTACCTCTGCCGTTGCCGGGGCAATTGCAGGCGTCGTCCGTGAACACAAACGGGCGGAAGTGCAGGCGATCGGTGCCGGAGCGGTGAACCAGACGGTGAAGGCGCTTGTGCTGGCAACTGGATATTTGAAGAACGACGATATCCACGTGGTCTGTGTGCCGGAGTTCGCGGATGTGACGATTGACGATAAAGTCCGCACCGCGATCAAGTTTGTCGTCGAGCCGCGCTAA
- the msrP gene encoding protein-methionine-sulfoxide reductase catalytic subunit MsrP — protein sequence MNNKFKSVPVKSSEITPYSQYLTRREFLKAAGIFTGSALLAACAPKVTESAFPEVEATFPSKSDEFGDPANSFDDITHYNNYYEFSTNKEAVARLSESLTVSPWTVEVYGLVKKPKTYGIEDLLSKFTQEERIYRLRCVEAWSMVIPWTGFPLASLLNEVEPTSNAKYVRFETALDRDEMPGVKSPFYPWPYNEGLRLDEAMNDLTILATGLYGLPMPNANGAPIRLVVPWKYGFKSIKSIVKIELVEEQPATLWNTVGANEYGFYSNVNPNRPHPRWSQATERRIGELGRRPTLMFNGYGEQVAHLYDGMDLIENY from the coding sequence ATGAACAACAAATTCAAATCTGTCCCTGTAAAATCGTCTGAGATTACGCCGTATTCGCAGTATCTCACGCGGCGCGAGTTTCTCAAAGCGGCGGGCATCTTCACCGGGTCCGCGCTGTTGGCGGCGTGCGCGCCGAAGGTGACTGAGTCAGCCTTCCCTGAGGTCGAAGCGACGTTCCCGTCGAAGTCCGATGAGTTCGGCGATCCCGCGAATTCGTTCGACGATATTACGCATTACAATAATTATTATGAGTTCAGCACGAACAAGGAAGCGGTCGCCCGTCTTTCCGAAAGCCTGACCGTCAGCCCGTGGACCGTCGAAGTGTACGGCTTGGTGAAGAAGCCGAAAACCTACGGCATCGAAGATTTGCTGAGCAAGTTCACGCAGGAGGAACGCATCTATCGCCTGCGTTGCGTCGAAGCGTGGAGCATGGTCATCCCGTGGACGGGTTTTCCGCTGGCGAGTCTGTTGAACGAAGTGGAGCCGACCTCGAACGCCAAGTATGTCCGTTTTGAAACGGCGTTAGATCGCGATGAAATGCCCGGTGTGAAAAGTCCGTTTTACCCGTGGCCCTACAACGAAGGTTTGCGCCTCGACGAGGCGATGAACGACCTGACGATCCTTGCGACGGGTTTATACGGCTTGCCGATGCCGAACGCGAACGGCGCGCCGATCCGACTTGTTGTGCCATGGAAATATGGGTTCAAATCCATAAAATCCATCGTCAAGATAGAATTGGTGGAAGAACAACCCGCCACCTTGTGGAATACGGTGGGCGCGAACGAATACGGCTTTTATTCGAACGTAAACCCGAATCGTCCGCATCCACGCTGGTCGCAAGCGACCGAGCGGCGCATCGGCGAATTGGGCCGCCGACCGACGTTGATGTTCAATGGCTATGGCGAGCAAGTGGCGCATTTGTATGACGGGATGGATTTGATCGAGAATTATTGA
- a CDS encoding DUF4230 domain-containing protein, translating to MKNNNLLSILILVVIGIAAYFIVQTVRDASQAATAPFQQVNQANQALQTQMANLLNPTPTIIPDPITYINEIRALARLETIQYSVEKVITGETGGGTFATFFGDKILFVGHGTVIAGIDMEKLAPENMRFENGVLTVQLPPAEIFIATLDNEKSYVYDRDTGLLTKPDPNLETLVRQKAEEEILKAALEDGILDQAQINAEAYLFKFFAALGFPNTIFVQNPN from the coding sequence ATGAAGAACAATAACTTGCTCTCCATTTTGATTCTCGTGGTGATCGGGATCGCCGCATATTTTATTGTGCAGACCGTGCGGGATGCCTCGCAAGCCGCGACCGCTCCGTTCCAGCAGGTGAACCAGGCGAATCAGGCTCTGCAAACGCAAATGGCGAACCTGCTCAACCCAACGCCGACCATCATTCCCGACCCGATCACCTACATCAACGAGATCCGCGCGCTGGCGCGGCTCGAGACGATCCAATACAGCGTGGAGAAGGTGATCACCGGCGAAACCGGCGGCGGAACATTTGCTACTTTCTTTGGAGACAAGATTCTTTTTGTCGGACACGGCACAGTTATCGCGGGGATTGATATGGAAAAACTAGCGCCCGAAAATATGCGTTTCGAAAACGGCGTGCTCACCGTGCAACTGCCTCCAGCCGAAATTTTTATCGCGACCCTCGATAACGAAAAATCCTACGTGTATGATCGCGATACGGGGTTGCTCACCAAGCCCGACCCGAACCTCGAAACATTGGTGAGACAAAAGGCGGAAGAGGAAATTCTCAAAGCCGCGCTTGAGGACGGCATCCTCGATCAGGCGCAGATCAACGCCGAGGCATATTTATTTAAGTTCTTCGCCGCGCTGGGTTTTCCGAACACCATCTTCGTGCAAAATCCAAATTAG
- a CDS encoding HAMP domain-containing sensor histidine kinase, producing MKTTFSRTTMPARLTLGIIIILVVSLGIFELVMLPPLRDLGLMALYLTITALVSALAGYVAYRMGWINFSPALRWTLLGGYALASVLTFFNVWFSAQMMFASEHDLLLAIVLLVFAGGMAMALGYFLSSTVTERIGQLKNAAEKLAQGDLKTRVAVNGRDEVASLAVTFNQMAEQLQAADNKQRELESLRRDLIAWVSHDLQTPLTSMRAILEALSDGVVEDPETVKRYLHTAQRDVNSLSALIDDLFQMAQLDAGGFPLNRADASLGDLVSDTLESFTQLAKGRAITLEGNVDSDVDPVHMDTQAIGRVLNNLIGNALRHTPANGRVSVWVRRVNQRVEVTVSDTGEGIQADDVPHIFEHFYRGEKSRSRATGGAGLGLAIARGIVQAHGGDIRVESETGKGAQFTFYIP from the coding sequence ATGAAAACAACTTTCTCCCGCACAACTATGCCCGCCCGATTGACGCTCGGCATCATCATTATCCTTGTCGTCTCGTTGGGCATCTTTGAGTTGGTGATGCTCCCGCCGTTACGCGACCTTGGGTTGATGGCGTTGTATTTGACGATCACGGCGTTGGTCTCGGCGCTCGCGGGATACGTCGCGTATCGCATGGGGTGGATTAATTTCTCGCCCGCGCTGCGCTGGACGTTATTGGGCGGATACGCGTTGGCGAGCGTCCTGACTTTTTTCAACGTGTGGTTCTCGGCGCAGATGATGTTCGCCAGCGAACACGACCTGTTGCTTGCCATCGTTTTGCTTGTGTTCGCAGGCGGGATGGCAATGGCGCTCGGATATTTTCTTTCCAGTACGGTCACCGAACGGATTGGTCAACTCAAGAACGCGGCGGAAAAATTGGCGCAAGGCGATTTGAAAACCCGCGTCGCGGTCAACGGGCGGGATGAGGTGGCTTCGCTGGCGGTCACGTTCAACCAGATGGCGGAGCAATTGCAAGCCGCCGACAACAAACAACGCGAACTCGAAAGCCTGCGCCGCGACCTGATCGCGTGGGTGAGTCACGACCTGCAAACGCCGCTCACTTCGATGCGCGCCATTCTCGAAGCGTTATCCGACGGCGTGGTGGAAGACCCCGAAACGGTGAAGCGTTATTTGCACACCGCGCAACGCGACGTGAATTCGCTCTCGGCGTTGATTGACGATCTCTTTCAAATGGCGCAACTCGACGCGGGAGGTTTCCCACTGAACCGCGCGGACGCGTCGCTGGGCGATCTCGTTTCGGATACGCTGGAAAGTTTTACGCAACTTGCCAAGGGACGCGCGATCACGCTCGAAGGCAACGTGGACTCGGACGTTGACCCGGTCCACATGGACACGCAAGCCATCGGGCGCGTGTTGAATAATCTCATCGGCAACGCGCTGAGGCACACGCCCGCGAATGGGAGAGTCAGCGTGTGGGTGCGGCGCGTGAATCAACGCGTGGAAGTGACCGTGAGCGACACAGGCGAGGGCATTCAAGCGGACGATGTTCCGCACATCTTCGAACATTTTTATCGCGGCGAGAAATCGAGAAGCCGCGCAACAGGCGGCGCGGGGTTGGGTCTCGCGATTGCGCGGGGCATCGTGCAGGCGCACGGCGGCGACATCCGAGTGGAAAGCGAAACGGGCAAAGGCGCGCAGTTCACGTTTTATATTCCGTAA
- a CDS encoding PhnD/SsuA/transferrin family substrate-binding protein, which translates to MIRKSPRLILFFTILIALGCNLPRLDLTPPTQTPTPVTPTGTISSSASSPTVELGRAENPIILALPPGSDAAKVEAANFIAAQFTERTGYAVVTVIPDSQAALVDAFARGNAHIALFEPYAYLLSHQQGFAKAAFALVQDDKTLYGSQFLARREAGVSVHFNPISETNIIDDAGIALMQFNNKKPCWTDKSSASGYVVPLGYLNANGVVTQPAAFVEGHPTVVRSLYASGICDFGATYVDARKFPSLEDQFPDLIERVAVIWRIPEIIPYQVFAFSSDMPAPMRDLFANTMLVIMQIDQGRAALETVYGIKELSPVNDAYYDQFRRYVEASGVSLTDLIK; encoded by the coding sequence ATGATTCGAAAATCTCCCCGCCTAATTCTTTTTTTCACGATCTTGATCGCGCTAGGATGCAACCTGCCGCGCCTAGACCTGACGCCTCCCACGCAGACGCCAACTCCGGTCACGCCGACGGGGACGATTTCCTCCTCCGCTTCCTCTCCGACGGTGGAGCTGGGTCGCGCTGAGAATCCGATCATCCTCGCCCTTCCGCCCGGTTCGGACGCGGCAAAAGTGGAGGCGGCAAACTTCATCGCCGCGCAGTTCACCGAACGGACCGGTTACGCGGTGGTCACGGTGATTCCCGATTCACAAGCCGCGCTCGTGGACGCGTTCGCGCGCGGCAACGCTCACATCGCGTTGTTCGAACCGTATGCCTATCTGCTTTCACATCAGCAGGGATTTGCTAAAGCCGCCTTCGCGCTCGTGCAAGACGATAAAACTTTGTACGGTTCGCAATTCTTGGCGCGTCGCGAGGCGGGGGTCAGCGTACATTTCAACCCGATCTCCGAAACAAATATCATTGACGACGCCGGCATCGCGTTGATGCAATTCAATAATAAGAAACCTTGCTGGACGGATAAATCGTCGGCTTCGGGCTATGTTGTGCCGCTAGGATACCTCAACGCGAACGGAGTCGTCACTCAGCCCGCCGCATTCGTGGAAGGACACCCAACCGTCGTCCGTTCGTTGTATGCCAGCGGAATTTGCGATTTCGGGGCGACGTATGTTGACGCTAGAAAATTCCCATCGTTAGAAGATCAATTCCCCGACCTGATCGAACGCGTGGCGGTGATCTGGCGCATACCGGAGATCATCCCTTATCAGGTGTTCGCCTTTTCATCGGATATGCCTGCGCCAATGCGAGACCTGTTCGCGAACACTATGCTGGTCATCATGCAAATTGACCAAGGGCGCGCCGCTCTCGAAACCGTCTACGGGATCAAAGAACTATCGCCGGTGAACGACGCGTACTATGACCAGTTCCGCCGGTACGTGGAAGCGTCGGGAGTGAGCCTTACTGACCTCATCAAATAA
- a CDS encoding pilus assembly protein, which produces MLFAPAEKGQGLVEYAIIIALVAILVIVVVRLFGPKTGNTFSSINNSLP; this is translated from the coding sequence ATGTTATTTGCGCCTGCAGAGAAGGGACAGGGGCTTGTGGAATACGCGATCATCATCGCGCTTGTCGCTATCCTGGTGATCGTTGTCGTACGGTTGTTTGGTCCGAAGACCGGTAATACCTTTAGCTCGATCAATAATTCCTTGCCGTAG
- a CDS encoding DUF5362 family protein — MTTQAKRIPWYLWPFAAIWKLLAVIVEMTGRLVAMILGIVLMIVGVLVSLTIVGAIVGVPLAIVGLLLFLKGIF, encoded by the coding sequence ATGACAACTCAAGCAAAACGCATCCCTTGGTATCTCTGGCCCTTCGCCGCGATCTGGAAACTGCTGGCGGTCATCGTCGAAATGACCGGCAGGCTTGTGGCGATGATTCTCGGCATTGTGTTGATGATCGTCGGCGTGTTGGTGAGTCTCACCATCGTCGGCGCGATTGTCGGCGTGCCGCTGGCGATTGTGGGTTTGTTGTTGTTCTTGAAGGGAATATTTTAA
- a CDS encoding Flp family type IVb pilin codes for MLFAPKEKGQGLVEYAIILALVAIVVIAVMRLLGPKVGNTFSTINSSLP; via the coding sequence ATGTTGTTTGCACCTAAAGAAAAAGGCCAAGGCCTCGTCGAGTACGCGATCATCCTCGCGCTCGTCGCCATCGTCGTGATCGCTGTTATGCGCTTGCTCGGACCCAAAGTCGGCAACACATTCAGCACGATCAACAGCTCCCTGCCCTAA
- a CDS encoding deoxynucleoside kinase, with product MKKFVAIAGNIGVGKSTLVQMLCERTGWEPFYEPVTENPYLADFYSDMNAWAFHSQVFFLTHRLRSHYKLSQYPESVVQDRSVYEDAEIFAQNLYLQGHIQERDYQTYRDLYETMMRFLPPPDLVIYLRASAPTLLNRISNRGRDYERAIPSDYLQGLNNLYETWIDNFTLCPVLAVPADDLDFVSHPGHLRLILQKVDEKLTGKEEVVFEPEEVARAAED from the coding sequence ATGAAAAAATTCGTCGCGATCGCGGGGAATATCGGCGTGGGGAAATCTACACTGGTGCAAATGCTATGCGAGCGCACAGGCTGGGAACCGTTCTACGAGCCGGTCACCGAGAACCCGTATCTCGCCGATTTCTATTCGGACATGAACGCGTGGGCGTTCCATTCGCAGGTGTTTTTCCTCACACACCGCCTGCGCTCGCACTACAAACTTTCGCAATATCCGGAATCGGTCGTGCAAGACCGCAGTGTCTATGAAGATGCCGAGATCTTCGCGCAGAATCTGTATTTGCAGGGACACATCCAAGAACGGGATTATCAAACGTACCGCGATCTCTACGAGACGATGATGCGCTTCCTCCCGCCCCCGGATCTGGTCATCTATCTGCGGGCTTCGGCGCCCACATTGTTGAACCGCATCTCGAACCGCGGACGCGACTACGAACGCGCCATCCCGTCCGATTATTTGCAGGGCTTGAACAATCTCTACGAAACGTGGATCGATAACTTCACGCTTTGCCCGGTGCTAGCCGTCCCGGCGGATGATCTGGATTTCGTCTCGCATCCGGGACATTTGCGGCTGATCCTCCAAAAAGTGGATGAGAAATTGACCGGTAAAGAAGAAGTGGTGTTCGAGCCGGAAGAAGTGGCGCGCGCGGCGGAAGATTAG
- a CDS encoding lipoate--protein ligase family protein, producing MDTWRLLITPPARGAWNMAADESILLHIGRGDSPPTLRLYAWTPACLSLGYAQPYADVDAQQLTSHGWEVVRRATGGRAILHTDELTYSVIAPNDEPRVAGSVLESYNRLAQALLLAVKYLDVPVKMEEVTAQDSILRHNPVCFEVPSTYEITVDGKKLIGSAQARKKEGVLQHGSLPLTGDLTRICQALAFESEAAREDASKRLLERATTVEGALGREVSWEEARQAYVRAFEAQLGIQLKEGNLSESESKMTDFLVKEKYDHPSWTERA from the coding sequence ATGGACACTTGGCGACTCCTCATCACTCCGCCAGCGCGCGGCGCATGGAACATGGCGGCGGATGAATCGATTCTACTTCACATTGGACGCGGCGATTCCCCTCCGACCTTGCGGCTGTATGCGTGGACCCCAGCCTGTCTCTCGCTTGGATACGCCCAACCCTACGCGGACGTTGACGCACAGCAACTAACATCACACGGCTGGGAAGTGGTCCGACGCGCCACCGGCGGACGCGCCATCCTCCACACCGACGAATTGACCTACTCGGTCATCGCTCCCAACGACGAACCGCGCGTGGCAGGCTCCGTGCTGGAAAGTTACAACCGGCTGGCACAGGCGTTATTACTCGCCGTGAAATATTTGGATGTGCCGGTGAAAATGGAAGAAGTTACAGCGCAAGATAGTATTTTGCGCCACAATCCGGTTTGTTTCGAAGTCCCGTCCACTTACGAAATTACAGTGGACGGAAAAAAGTTGATCGGCTCGGCTCAAGCCCGCAAAAAAGAGGGCGTACTCCAACACGGATCGCTTCCGCTTACCGGCGACCTCACGCGGATCTGCCAAGCGCTCGCCTTTGAAAGCGAAGCCGCGCGCGAGGACGCGTCAAAGCGATTGCTGGAACGCGCGACCACCGTCGAGGGGGCGCTGGGGCGTGAGGTCAGTTGGGAGGAGGCGAGGCAGGCGTACGTCCGCGCGTTCGAAGCGCAGTTGGGAATCCAATTGAAAGAGGGGAATCTATCCGAATCCGAATCCAAAATGACAGACTTTTTAGTTAAAGAAAAATACGATCACCCCTCATGGACAGAGCGCGCCTAG
- a CDS encoding redoxin domain-containing protein yields the protein MIPSLKEWHDKYKDQGLVIIGNHYPEFNYEADLANVQDAVSRMGIEYAVAQDNDGATWRAYRNHYWPTLYLIDKQGRIRYTHIGEGGYAETEENIKALLSEEY from the coding sequence GTGATTCCTTCGTTGAAGGAATGGCATGACAAGTATAAAGATCAAGGTCTCGTCATCATCGGCAACCATTATCCCGAGTTCAACTACGAAGCCGATCTTGCCAACGTACAGGACGCGGTCTCTCGCATGGGAATCGAATACGCCGTCGCACAGGATAACGATGGAGCCACGTGGCGAGCGTACCGAAATCACTACTGGCCCACGTTGTATCTGATTGACAAACAAGGTCGCATCCGGTATACGCACATCGGCGAAGGCGGTTATGCTGAGACCGAAGAAAATATCAAGGCGTTGTTGAGCGAGGAATATTAA